In one window of Episyrphus balteatus chromosome 3, idEpiBalt1.1, whole genome shotgun sequence DNA:
- the LOC129915737 gene encoding protein spaetzle isoform X1, with protein sequence MFSITKLLVLLIICETTVCQNDYSFTRARFRRETRNQNASEGTDSETQTTKADVDEIIPKIFSVNNSGLVLFNMTNTPTDPNEPQQDQPFNEKQDFKVQRNPDGKLNIVFNDVFFPQKSSMPQRSNTPSAERTSNTAAQRRHPPKDFFFPDEIDSEPKCQEEGKSFCTDVQNYPEHKVEDMLKNQISKFDVLFGDDDIPQPLNISQRMSPGEDSLCKSVERVIYPKAGESKDLKWLYIVNQQNYTQAVKIEECVNPESACMFADSFPNGYVTMCKQSFIYRQLVAFTKNGEIVKDNFKLPSCCKCIYKQR encoded by the exons atgttttcgatAACAAAGCTATTAGTGCTGCTTATTATTTGTGAAACG acAGTTTGTCAAAATGATTACTCATTTACACGGGCACGATTTCGAAGAGAAACTCGAAACCAAAATGCAAGCGAGGGGACAGATTCCGAAACACAAACG ACTAAAGCTGACGTGGATGAAATTATTCCAAAAATCTTCTCCGTGAATAATTCTGGCCTAGTACTGTTCAACATGACCAAT actcCCACCGATCCCAATGAACCTCAACAAGATCAGCCTTTTAATGAGAAACAAGATTTTAAAGTGCAAAGAAATCCCGATGGTAAGctgaatattgtttttaatgatGTCTTTTTCCCTCAGAAGTCATCAATGCCACAACGAAGCAATACGCCAAGTGCAGAGAGGACCTCAAATACTGCTGCTCAACGTAGGCATCCTCCAAAAg ATTTCTTTTTCCCTGATGAAATCGATTCGGAGCCAAAATGTCAGGAAGAAGGAAAATCATTTTGCACCGATGTGCAAAATTATCCCGAACACAAAGTTGAAGATAtgctaaaaaatcaaatttctaaatttgatgttttatttGGAGATGATGATATCCCTCAACCACTTAATATTAGCCAACGTATGAGTCCTGGTGAGGATTCACTTTGTAAAAGCGTTGAAAGGGTAATATACCCTAAGGCAGGAGAATCCAAAGATCTGAAGTGGTTATATATTGTTAACCAACAGAATTACACTCAAGCTGTGAAAATTGAGGAATGTGT aaatccCGAATCGGCGTGTATGTTTGCTGATAGTTTTCCAAATGGATATGTGACAATGTGTAAACAAAGTTTTATATATCGACAATTAGTTGCTTTTACGAAAAATGGTGAAATTGTTAAAGATAATTTTAAGTTACCATCATGTTGTAAATGTATTTATAaacaaagataa
- the LOC129915737 gene encoding protein spaetzle isoform X2: MFSITKLLVLLIICETTVCQNDYSFTRARFRRETRNQNASEGTDSETQTTKADVDEIIPKIFSVNNSGLVLFNMTNTPTDPNEPQQDQPFNEKQDFKKSSMPQRSNTPSAERTSNTAAQRRHPPKDFFFPDEIDSEPKCQEEGKSFCTDVQNYPEHKVEDMLKNQISKFDVLFGDDDIPQPLNISQRMSPGEDSLCKSVERVIYPKAGESKDLKWLYIVNQQNYTQAVKIEECVNPESACMFADSFPNGYVTMCKQSFIYRQLVAFTKNGEIVKDNFKLPSCCKCIYKQR; this comes from the exons atgttttcgatAACAAAGCTATTAGTGCTGCTTATTATTTGTGAAACG acAGTTTGTCAAAATGATTACTCATTTACACGGGCACGATTTCGAAGAGAAACTCGAAACCAAAATGCAAGCGAGGGGACAGATTCCGAAACACAAACG ACTAAAGCTGACGTGGATGAAATTATTCCAAAAATCTTCTCCGTGAATAATTCTGGCCTAGTACTGTTCAACATGACCAAT actcCCACCGATCCCAATGAACCTCAACAAGATCAGCCTTTTAATGAGAAACAAGATTTTAAA AAGTCATCAATGCCACAACGAAGCAATACGCCAAGTGCAGAGAGGACCTCAAATACTGCTGCTCAACGTAGGCATCCTCCAAAAg ATTTCTTTTTCCCTGATGAAATCGATTCGGAGCCAAAATGTCAGGAAGAAGGAAAATCATTTTGCACCGATGTGCAAAATTATCCCGAACACAAAGTTGAAGATAtgctaaaaaatcaaatttctaaatttgatgttttatttGGAGATGATGATATCCCTCAACCACTTAATATTAGCCAACGTATGAGTCCTGGTGAGGATTCACTTTGTAAAAGCGTTGAAAGGGTAATATACCCTAAGGCAGGAGAATCCAAAGATCTGAAGTGGTTATATATTGTTAACCAACAGAATTACACTCAAGCTGTGAAAATTGAGGAATGTGT aaatccCGAATCGGCGTGTATGTTTGCTGATAGTTTTCCAAATGGATATGTGACAATGTGTAAACAAAGTTTTATATATCGACAATTAGTTGCTTTTACGAAAAATGGTGAAATTGTTAAAGATAATTTTAAGTTACCATCATGTTGTAAATGTATTTATAaacaaagataa
- the LOC129915737 gene encoding protein spaetzle isoform X5: MFSITKLLVLLIICETTVCQNDYSFTRARFRRETRNQNASEGTDSETQTTKADVDEIIPKIFSVNNSGLVLFNMTNSSMPQRSNTPSAERTSNTAAQRRHPPKDFFFPDEIDSEPKCQEEGKSFCTDVQNYPEHKVEDMLKNQISKFDVLFGDDDIPQPLNISQRMSPGEDSLCKSVERVIYPKAGESKDLKWLYIVNQQNYTQAVKIEECVNPESACMFADSFPNGYVTMCKQSFIYRQLVAFTKNGEIVKDNFKLPSCCKCIYKQR, encoded by the exons atgttttcgatAACAAAGCTATTAGTGCTGCTTATTATTTGTGAAACG acAGTTTGTCAAAATGATTACTCATTTACACGGGCACGATTTCGAAGAGAAACTCGAAACCAAAATGCAAGCGAGGGGACAGATTCCGAAACACAAACG ACTAAAGCTGACGTGGATGAAATTATTCCAAAAATCTTCTCCGTGAATAATTCTGGCCTAGTACTGTTCAACATGACCAAT TCATCAATGCCACAACGAAGCAATACGCCAAGTGCAGAGAGGACCTCAAATACTGCTGCTCAACGTAGGCATCCTCCAAAAg ATTTCTTTTTCCCTGATGAAATCGATTCGGAGCCAAAATGTCAGGAAGAAGGAAAATCATTTTGCACCGATGTGCAAAATTATCCCGAACACAAAGTTGAAGATAtgctaaaaaatcaaatttctaaatttgatgttttatttGGAGATGATGATATCCCTCAACCACTTAATATTAGCCAACGTATGAGTCCTGGTGAGGATTCACTTTGTAAAAGCGTTGAAAGGGTAATATACCCTAAGGCAGGAGAATCCAAAGATCTGAAGTGGTTATATATTGTTAACCAACAGAATTACACTCAAGCTGTGAAAATTGAGGAATGTGT aaatccCGAATCGGCGTGTATGTTTGCTGATAGTTTTCCAAATGGATATGTGACAATGTGTAAACAAAGTTTTATATATCGACAATTAGTTGCTTTTACGAAAAATGGTGAAATTGTTAAAGATAATTTTAAGTTACCATCATGTTGTAAATGTATTTATAaacaaagataa
- the LOC129915737 gene encoding protein spaetzle isoform X4, producing MFSITKLLVLLIICETTVCQNDYSFTRARFRRETRNQNASEGTDSETQTTKADVDEIIPKIFSVNNSGLVLFNMTNKSSMPQRSNTPSAERTSNTAAQRRHPPKDFFFPDEIDSEPKCQEEGKSFCTDVQNYPEHKVEDMLKNQISKFDVLFGDDDIPQPLNISQRMSPGEDSLCKSVERVIYPKAGESKDLKWLYIVNQQNYTQAVKIEECVNPESACMFADSFPNGYVTMCKQSFIYRQLVAFTKNGEIVKDNFKLPSCCKCIYKQR from the exons atgttttcgatAACAAAGCTATTAGTGCTGCTTATTATTTGTGAAACG acAGTTTGTCAAAATGATTACTCATTTACACGGGCACGATTTCGAAGAGAAACTCGAAACCAAAATGCAAGCGAGGGGACAGATTCCGAAACACAAACG ACTAAAGCTGACGTGGATGAAATTATTCCAAAAATCTTCTCCGTGAATAATTCTGGCCTAGTACTGTTCAACATGACCAAT AAGTCATCAATGCCACAACGAAGCAATACGCCAAGTGCAGAGAGGACCTCAAATACTGCTGCTCAACGTAGGCATCCTCCAAAAg ATTTCTTTTTCCCTGATGAAATCGATTCGGAGCCAAAATGTCAGGAAGAAGGAAAATCATTTTGCACCGATGTGCAAAATTATCCCGAACACAAAGTTGAAGATAtgctaaaaaatcaaatttctaaatttgatgttttatttGGAGATGATGATATCCCTCAACCACTTAATATTAGCCAACGTATGAGTCCTGGTGAGGATTCACTTTGTAAAAGCGTTGAAAGGGTAATATACCCTAAGGCAGGAGAATCCAAAGATCTGAAGTGGTTATATATTGTTAACCAACAGAATTACACTCAAGCTGTGAAAATTGAGGAATGTGT aaatccCGAATCGGCGTGTATGTTTGCTGATAGTTTTCCAAATGGATATGTGACAATGTGTAAACAAAGTTTTATATATCGACAATTAGTTGCTTTTACGAAAAATGGTGAAATTGTTAAAGATAATTTTAAGTTACCATCATGTTGTAAATGTATTTATAaacaaagataa
- the LOC129915737 gene encoding protein spaetzle isoform X3 yields the protein MFSITKLLVLLIICETTVCQNDYSFTRARFRRETRNQNASEGTDSETQTTKADVDEIIPKIFSVNNSGLVLFNMTNTPTDPNEPQQDQPFNEKQDFKSSMPQRSNTPSAERTSNTAAQRRHPPKDFFFPDEIDSEPKCQEEGKSFCTDVQNYPEHKVEDMLKNQISKFDVLFGDDDIPQPLNISQRMSPGEDSLCKSVERVIYPKAGESKDLKWLYIVNQQNYTQAVKIEECVNPESACMFADSFPNGYVTMCKQSFIYRQLVAFTKNGEIVKDNFKLPSCCKCIYKQR from the exons atgttttcgatAACAAAGCTATTAGTGCTGCTTATTATTTGTGAAACG acAGTTTGTCAAAATGATTACTCATTTACACGGGCACGATTTCGAAGAGAAACTCGAAACCAAAATGCAAGCGAGGGGACAGATTCCGAAACACAAACG ACTAAAGCTGACGTGGATGAAATTATTCCAAAAATCTTCTCCGTGAATAATTCTGGCCTAGTACTGTTCAACATGACCAAT actcCCACCGATCCCAATGAACCTCAACAAGATCAGCCTTTTAATGAGAAACAAGATTTTAAA TCATCAATGCCACAACGAAGCAATACGCCAAGTGCAGAGAGGACCTCAAATACTGCTGCTCAACGTAGGCATCCTCCAAAAg ATTTCTTTTTCCCTGATGAAATCGATTCGGAGCCAAAATGTCAGGAAGAAGGAAAATCATTTTGCACCGATGTGCAAAATTATCCCGAACACAAAGTTGAAGATAtgctaaaaaatcaaatttctaaatttgatgttttatttGGAGATGATGATATCCCTCAACCACTTAATATTAGCCAACGTATGAGTCCTGGTGAGGATTCACTTTGTAAAAGCGTTGAAAGGGTAATATACCCTAAGGCAGGAGAATCCAAAGATCTGAAGTGGTTATATATTGTTAACCAACAGAATTACACTCAAGCTGTGAAAATTGAGGAATGTGT aaatccCGAATCGGCGTGTATGTTTGCTGATAGTTTTCCAAATGGATATGTGACAATGTGTAAACAAAGTTTTATATATCGACAATTAGTTGCTTTTACGAAAAATGGTGAAATTGTTAAAGATAATTTTAAGTTACCATCATGTTGTAAATGTATTTATAaacaaagataa